Proteins co-encoded in one Aphelocoma coerulescens isolate FSJ_1873_10779 chromosome 21, UR_Acoe_1.0, whole genome shotgun sequence genomic window:
- the NADK gene encoding NAD kinase isoform X1 has protein sequence MEMSREKLCASKADGSSDSAYHCSACHDDEEWGSTSRGRAKSRSLSASPALGSTKEFRRTRSLHGPCPVTTFGPKACMLQNPKTIMHIQDPASQRLTWNKPPKSVLVIKKIRDASLLQPFKELCVYLTEENNMIVYVEKKVLEDPAIANDENFGPVKKKFCTFREDYDDISNQIDFIICLGGDGTLLYASSLFQGSVPPVMAFHLGSLGFLTPFNFENFQSQVTQVIEGNAALVLRSRLKVKVVKEPREKTTVQNGIEENGVVSANLEKEVGKQIMQYQVLNEVVVDRGPSSYLSNVDVFLNGHLITTVQGDGVIVSTPTGSTAYAAAAGASMIHPNVPAIMITPICPHSLSFRPIVVPAGVELKIMLSPDARNTAWVSFDGRKRQEICHGDSISITTSCYPLPSICFRDPVSDWFESLAECLHWNVRKKQNNFAVEEEEF, from the exons ATGGAGATGAGTCGGGAGAAGCTGTGTGCCAGCAAGGCTGATGGGAGCTCAGACTCTGCCTACCACTGCTCAGCATGTCACGACGATGAGGAGTGGGGCAGCACGAGCCGGGGGCGAGCCAAGTCACGGAGTTTGTCAGCTTCACCAGCCCTTGGAAGCACCAAAGAATTCAG GAGAACACGCTCCTTGCATGGACCATGCCCCGTGACCACGTTTGGACCAAAGGCCTGCATGCTGCAGAATCCTAAAACGATTAT GCACATTCAGGATCCAGCAAGCCAGCGGTTGACATGGAACAAACCCCCCAAGAGTGTCCTTGTGATTAAGAAGATCCGTGATGCCAGTCTGCTGCAGCCCTTCAAAGAGCTCTGTGTGTACCTGACTGAG GAGAACAATATGATAGTGTACgtagaaaaaaaagtactggAAGACCCTGCTATAGCTAATGATGAGAATTTTGGACCAGTGAAGAAGAAATTTTGCACCTTCAGAGAAG ACTATGATGATATCTCCAATCAGATAGACTTTATCATATGCCTGGGAGGAGATGGGACCTTACTTTATGCTTCTTCACTTTTCCAG GGTAGTGTACCTCCAGTTATGGCTTTTCATCTGGGATCCCTTGGATTTCTTACTCCATTTAATTTTGAGAATTTTCAGTCCCAAGTCACTCAGGTTATAGAAG GCAATGCAGCTCTTGTTCTCCGGAGCAGGCTCAAGGTGAAGGTGGTGAAGGAGCCCAGGGAGAAAACAACAGTCCAGAATGGGATAGAGGAAAATGGAGTCGTGTCTGCAAACCTGGAGAAAGAAGTGGGCAAGCAAATTATGCAATATCAG GTCCTCAATGAAGTTGTGGTGGATCGTGGCCCTTCCTCCTACCTGTCCAACGTGGATGTGTTTCTGAATGGGCACCTGATAACCACGGTGCAAGGAGATG gggtgaTTGTGTCCACGCCGACCGGCAGCACCGCGTACGCCGCCGCAGCCGGAGCCTCCATGATCCACCCCAACGTCCCTGCTATCATGATCACCCCCATCTGCCCCCACTCCCTGTCCTTCAGACCCATTGTGGTTCCTGCTGGAGTGGAACTCAAG ATTATGCTCTCCCCAGATGCCAGGAACACAGCGTGGGTTTCGTTTGATggaaggaagaggcaggaaatATGCCATGGAGACAG TATCAGCATCACTACCTCTTGCTACCCCCTCCCTTCCATCTGCTTCCGGGACCCCGTGAGCGACTGGTTCGAGAGCTTGGCCGAGTGCCTGCACTGGAACGTCCGCAAGAAGCAGAACAACTTCGCCGTGGAAGAGGAGGAGTTCTGA
- the NADK gene encoding NAD kinase isoform X2: protein MEFLCRAPALLVGMFLGGKRRYGRTRSLHGPCPVTTFGPKACMLQNPKTIMHIQDPASQRLTWNKPPKSVLVIKKIRDASLLQPFKELCVYLTEENNMIVYVEKKVLEDPAIANDENFGPVKKKFCTFREDYDDISNQIDFIICLGGDGTLLYASSLFQGSVPPVMAFHLGSLGFLTPFNFENFQSQVTQVIEGNAALVLRSRLKVKVVKEPREKTTVQNGIEENGVVSANLEKEVGKQIMQYQVLNEVVVDRGPSSYLSNVDVFLNGHLITTVQGDGVIVSTPTGSTAYAAAAGASMIHPNVPAIMITPICPHSLSFRPIVVPAGVELKIMLSPDARNTAWVSFDGRKRQEICHGDSISITTSCYPLPSICFRDPVSDWFESLAECLHWNVRKKQNNFAVEEEEF from the exons ATGGAATTCCTGTGCAGAGCTCCTGCTTTGCTGGTAGGAATGTTCTTGGGAGGCAAGAGGAGATACGG GAGAACACGCTCCTTGCATGGACCATGCCCCGTGACCACGTTTGGACCAAAGGCCTGCATGCTGCAGAATCCTAAAACGATTAT GCACATTCAGGATCCAGCAAGCCAGCGGTTGACATGGAACAAACCCCCCAAGAGTGTCCTTGTGATTAAGAAGATCCGTGATGCCAGTCTGCTGCAGCCCTTCAAAGAGCTCTGTGTGTACCTGACTGAG GAGAACAATATGATAGTGTACgtagaaaaaaaagtactggAAGACCCTGCTATAGCTAATGATGAGAATTTTGGACCAGTGAAGAAGAAATTTTGCACCTTCAGAGAAG ACTATGATGATATCTCCAATCAGATAGACTTTATCATATGCCTGGGAGGAGATGGGACCTTACTTTATGCTTCTTCACTTTTCCAG GGTAGTGTACCTCCAGTTATGGCTTTTCATCTGGGATCCCTTGGATTTCTTACTCCATTTAATTTTGAGAATTTTCAGTCCCAAGTCACTCAGGTTATAGAAG GCAATGCAGCTCTTGTTCTCCGGAGCAGGCTCAAGGTGAAGGTGGTGAAGGAGCCCAGGGAGAAAACAACAGTCCAGAATGGGATAGAGGAAAATGGAGTCGTGTCTGCAAACCTGGAGAAAGAAGTGGGCAAGCAAATTATGCAATATCAG GTCCTCAATGAAGTTGTGGTGGATCGTGGCCCTTCCTCCTACCTGTCCAACGTGGATGTGTTTCTGAATGGGCACCTGATAACCACGGTGCAAGGAGATG gggtgaTTGTGTCCACGCCGACCGGCAGCACCGCGTACGCCGCCGCAGCCGGAGCCTCCATGATCCACCCCAACGTCCCTGCTATCATGATCACCCCCATCTGCCCCCACTCCCTGTCCTTCAGACCCATTGTGGTTCCTGCTGGAGTGGAACTCAAG ATTATGCTCTCCCCAGATGCCAGGAACACAGCGTGGGTTTCGTTTGATggaaggaagaggcaggaaatATGCCATGGAGACAG TATCAGCATCACTACCTCTTGCTACCCCCTCCCTTCCATCTGCTTCCGGGACCCCGTGAGCGACTGGTTCGAGAGCTTGGCCGAGTGCCTGCACTGGAACGTCCGCAAGAAGCAGAACAACTTCGCCGTGGAAGAGGAGGAGTTCTGA
- the NADK gene encoding NAD kinase isoform X3 — MLQNPKTIMHIQDPASQRLTWNKPPKSVLVIKKIRDASLLQPFKELCVYLTEENNMIVYVEKKVLEDPAIANDENFGPVKKKFCTFREDYDDISNQIDFIICLGGDGTLLYASSLFQGSVPPVMAFHLGSLGFLTPFNFENFQSQVTQVIEGNAALVLRSRLKVKVVKEPREKTTVQNGIEENGVVSANLEKEVGKQIMQYQVLNEVVVDRGPSSYLSNVDVFLNGHLITTVQGDGVIVSTPTGSTAYAAAAGASMIHPNVPAIMITPICPHSLSFRPIVVPAGVELKIMLSPDARNTAWVSFDGRKRQEICHGDSISITTSCYPLPSICFRDPVSDWFESLAECLHWNVRKKQNNFAVEEEEF, encoded by the exons ATGCTGCAGAATCCTAAAACGATTAT GCACATTCAGGATCCAGCAAGCCAGCGGTTGACATGGAACAAACCCCCCAAGAGTGTCCTTGTGATTAAGAAGATCCGTGATGCCAGTCTGCTGCAGCCCTTCAAAGAGCTCTGTGTGTACCTGACTGAG GAGAACAATATGATAGTGTACgtagaaaaaaaagtactggAAGACCCTGCTATAGCTAATGATGAGAATTTTGGACCAGTGAAGAAGAAATTTTGCACCTTCAGAGAAG ACTATGATGATATCTCCAATCAGATAGACTTTATCATATGCCTGGGAGGAGATGGGACCTTACTTTATGCTTCTTCACTTTTCCAG GGTAGTGTACCTCCAGTTATGGCTTTTCATCTGGGATCCCTTGGATTTCTTACTCCATTTAATTTTGAGAATTTTCAGTCCCAAGTCACTCAGGTTATAGAAG GCAATGCAGCTCTTGTTCTCCGGAGCAGGCTCAAGGTGAAGGTGGTGAAGGAGCCCAGGGAGAAAACAACAGTCCAGAATGGGATAGAGGAAAATGGAGTCGTGTCTGCAAACCTGGAGAAAGAAGTGGGCAAGCAAATTATGCAATATCAG GTCCTCAATGAAGTTGTGGTGGATCGTGGCCCTTCCTCCTACCTGTCCAACGTGGATGTGTTTCTGAATGGGCACCTGATAACCACGGTGCAAGGAGATG gggtgaTTGTGTCCACGCCGACCGGCAGCACCGCGTACGCCGCCGCAGCCGGAGCCTCCATGATCCACCCCAACGTCCCTGCTATCATGATCACCCCCATCTGCCCCCACTCCCTGTCCTTCAGACCCATTGTGGTTCCTGCTGGAGTGGAACTCAAG ATTATGCTCTCCCCAGATGCCAGGAACACAGCGTGGGTTTCGTTTGATggaaggaagaggcaggaaatATGCCATGGAGACAG TATCAGCATCACTACCTCTTGCTACCCCCTCCCTTCCATCTGCTTCCGGGACCCCGTGAGCGACTGGTTCGAGAGCTTGGCCGAGTGCCTGCACTGGAACGTCCGCAAGAAGCAGAACAACTTCGCCGTGGAAGAGGAGGAGTTCTGA
- the LOC138121313 gene encoding uncharacterized protein: MDGSGAAAPAGPNLPNLTPRHRQLIPTPCGPIKPCSELSFPVKIYFCVTILSLLSVIGLTIETLVRQTEEDFTISFIQLVGVVFCVYYVTRGILQENRQELIVFVLSILLVMLRSIINFTVLPAEQKPKLLARFVLILLVGSFDVVCAIILIQSQSMMAFRVGGALESLQAQYFMLNLCFSMLTFDLQAQLCLCILLISLHEVTLLHNIISATGVVWGCLKVTVGIIAILKELKPLVWVFLIQNVPEVVYLIYLLYTVIREWGKGNSYTLEAAFITGSCISVTIKSVLFWALVHVYRSFGQGLRERMFSSYGRIDS; this comes from the exons ATGGACGGCAG CggcgccgcggccccggcggggccGAACCTGCCCAACCTCACCCCGCGGCACCGGCAGCTCATCCCCACGCCCTGCGGCCCC ATAAAACCATGTTCAGAGCTCTCATTCCCTGTGAAGATCTACTTCTGTGTCACTATTTTGTCCCTGCTGAGTGTCATAGGGCTGACCATAGAGACACTGGTCCGCCAGACTGAGGAGGATTTCACCATTTCCTTTATTCAGCTGGTTGGAGTTG tgTTCTGTGTGTATTATGTGACCAGGGGCATCCTGCAGGAGAACCGCCAGGAGCTCATTGTCTTCGTGCTCTCCATCCTGCTCGTGATGCTCCGCTCCATCATCAACTTCACCGTGCTCCCTGCTGAGCAGAAGCCAAAACTCCTG GCCCGTTTCGTGCTGATCCTGCTGGTGGGCTCCTTCGATGTGGTCTGTGCCATCATCCTCATCCAGAGCCAGTCCATGATGGCATTCCGGGTGGGGGGTGCCCTGGAGAGCCTCCAGGCCCAGTACTTCATGCTCAACCTCTGCTTTTCCATGCTCACTTTTGATCTGCAGGCACAG ctgtgcctgtgcaTCCTCCTGATCAGCCTGCACGAGGTCACCCTGCTGCACAACATCATCTCAGCCACGGGCGTCGTGTGGGGCTGCCTGAAGGTCACCGTGGGCATCATTGCA ATTTTAAAAGAGCTGAAGCCTCTGGTGTGGGTTTTTCTGATTCAGAATGTGCCTGAGGTGGTTTATCTCATCTACCTGCTCTACACG GTGATAAGGGAGTGGGGCAAAGGCAATTCTTACACCCTGGAAGCTGCTTTCATCACTGGCTCCTGCATTTCTGTCACAATAAAATCTGTTCTGTTCTGGGCTCTGGTTCACGTCTACCGCAGCTTcgggcaggggctgagggagagAA TGTTTTCTTCCTATGGAAGGATCGACTCCTGA
- the SLC35E2B gene encoding solute carrier family 35 member E2B, with product MSAVTSAPTPEAPSPTPLKEKPKGKSLFQLGSLFANRSEKFVIARSDSLPEENVLKITITETTVIESDLGIWNSHALIYLTLWFFFSFCTLFLNKYILSLLEGEPSMLGAVQMLSTTFIGCIKMFVPCCLYQHKTRISYPPNFIMIMLFVGLMRFATVVLGLVSLKNVAVSFAETVKSSAPIFTVIMSRMILGEYTGLLVNLSLIPVMGGLALCTATEISFNILGFSAALSTNIMDCLQNVFSKKLLSGDKYRFSAPELQFYTSAAAVVMLIPAWIFFMDVPVIGKSGRSFSYNQDIVFLLLIDGVLFHLQSVTAYALMGKISPVTFSVASTVKHALSIWLSIIVFGNKITSLSAVGTVLVTVGVLLYNKAKQHQQETLHSLAMAPQPPPGPTEDTEPLIPKDLEPYD from the exons ATGTCGGCCGTGACAAGTGCCCCGACACCGGAGGCCCCGAGTCCAACCCCGCTGAAGGAGAAGCCAAAGGGAAAATCCCTGTTCCAGCTGGGCTCACTCTTTGCTAACAGGAGTGAGAAGTTTGTGATTGCTCGTAGTGACAGCTTGCCAGAGGAGAATGTCCTGAAAATCACAATCACAGAGACCACGGTCATCGAGTCCGACCTGGGCATCTGGAATTCCCACGCTCTCATCTACCTCACTTTGTggtttttcttcagcttttgcACTCTGTTCCTTAACAAATACATTCTGTCCTTGCTGGAGGGAGAGCCCAGCATGCTAG GTGCTGTTCAAATGCTTTCAACCACCTTCATTGGCTGCATCAAAATGTTTGTCCCGTGCTGTCTGTACCAGCACAAAACCCGCATCTCCTACCCCCCTAACTTCATCATGATCATGCTCTTTGTTGGATTAATGAG ATTTGCAACAGTGGTCCTGGGCCTGGTCAGCTTGAAGAATGTGGCAGTTTCATTTGCAGAAACTGTGAAAAGCTCTGCTCCTATTTTCACTGTCATCATGTCTCGGATGATATTGGGGGAATACACTG GGTTGCTGGTGAATCTCTCCCTGATCCCTGTGATGGGAGGGCTGGCTCTGTGCACAGCCACTGAAATCAGCTTCAACATCCTGGGCTTCTCAGCAGCTCTCTCCACCAACATCATGGACTG ttTGCAAAACGTCTTTTCCAAAAAACTGCTCAGTGgagataaatacagattttc AGCCCCAGAGCTTCAGTTCTAcacaagtgctgctgctgtggttaTGCTTATTCCAGCTTGGATATTTTTCATG gATGTGCCTGTGATTGGGAAAAGTGGGAGGAGCTTCAGCTACAACCAGGATATTGTCTTTCTCCTCCTGATAGATGGAGtcctgttccacctgcagagTGTCACAGCCTATGCCTTGATGGGGAAAATTTCTCCTGTGACTTTCAG CGTTGCCAGCACTGTCAAACACGCCCTGTCCATCTGGCTCAGCATCATCGTGTTTGGGAACAAGATCACCAGCCTGTCAGCTGTTGGCACTGTCCTGGTCACCGTGGGGGTCCTGCTCTACAACAAAGCcaagcagcaccagcaggagaccctgcacagcctggccatggccccacagcccccaccagGGCCCACCGAGGACACCGAGCCACTGATCCCCAAGGATTTGGAGCCCTACGATTAA